A genomic region of Thunnus maccoyii chromosome 13, fThuMac1.1, whole genome shotgun sequence contains the following coding sequences:
- the timm10b gene encoding mitochondrial import inner membrane translocase subunit Tim10 B, with translation MDPDQQLRNLRDFLMVYNRMTEICFQRCSSNFNYRNLTMDEERCVDSCAGKLIRSNHRLMGTYVQLMPRMVQRRMEEMESKAAELAAAGAAGPAVTEASPASETPITTSPPPLLPPSVTDVSPEAHDSVLKPAAIDIPLELDAAVHKSATAAEVKLSAATPFTPATETVNLLALEKAGSGPSYTAGSPQPPVAGAHIESGSSVPVLMPAKPTSFTEDLPVSTVAAPTVSKSTVSLSGQERAPEIPPQSGQ, from the exons ATGGATCCTGACCAACAACTGAGAAAT CTGCGGGATTTCCTGATGGTTTACAACCGCATGACTGAAATCTGCTTCCAGCGATGCAGCAGCAACTTCAACTACAGAAACCTTACCATGGACGAG GAGCGCTGTGTGGACAGCTGTGCGGGGAAGCTGATCCGCTCTAACCACCGCTTGATGGGCACCTATGTGCAGCTGATGCCTCGGATGGTGCAGCGGCggatggaggagatggagagcaAGGCAGCAGAATTAGCCGCGGCTGGGGCTGCGGGGCCTGCCGTCACAGAAGCTTCACCAGCATCTGAAACCCCCATCACCACATCTCCACCCCCACTGTTGCCTCCATCAGTGACTGATGTTAGTCCAGAAGCCCATGACTCAGTCTTAAAGCCAGCAGCAATAGATATTCCACTTGAGCTGGATGCTGCTGTACACAAATCCGCAACAGCTGCAGAAGTCAAATTATCAGCCGCCACACCGTTCACACCTGCTACTGAAACAGTAAATCTCTTAGCGCTTGAGAAAGCTGGCAGCGGACCGTCTTATACAGCAGGCTCTCCACAGCCGCCCGTAGCTGGTGCCCACATAGAGTCTGGCAGTTCAGTGCCAGTGTTAATGCCAGCGAAACCAACTTCCTTCACAGAGGACCTGCCTGTGTCAACAGTAGCTGCTCCTACAGTGTCTAAATCCACAGTGAGCCTGTCAGGCCAAGAGAGAGCCCCAGAGATTCCCCCGCAGTCGGGCCAGTAA
- the tpte gene encoding putative tyrosine-protein phosphatase TPTE isoform X2 yields the protein MSSVYFSPGSDSGVNGNIAKMEDAKVEIDDGKEESTEPDTMYHNIRKKITPYVMSFAFRIFGVILILVDFILVIVDIALPAKNRDVGDVLEALSLTISFFFLTDVLLRVYVEGFKVYFRSKLNIVDACVVVITLVINMIYAFTDLSGASLIPRVVTFLRFLRIIILVRVFRLAAQKKELEKVTRRMVSENKRRYQKDGFDLDLTYVTDRVIAMSFPSSGKQSFYRNPIKEVARFLDTKHEGHYKVYNLCSEKGYDPQFFHYKVERVFIDDHNVPSLEDMLKYTANVREWMSADPKNIIAIHCKGGKGRTGTMVCTWLIDSDQFESAQDSLEYFGERRTDKSRSSKFQGVETPSQSRYVGYYEVMKTKFNRQLPPPQSLRIKSIRIHSIAGVGKGDGSDLKVKIIVRKELVFQCVCAKQENCTVFPDVGSNAAVISLQNGPVVDGDVKVMFESSAGLPKGYEDVPFYFWFNTSFISDNKLFLPREELDNPHKPKTWDLYKEDFGVSMFFSEP from the exons atgtcCTCTGTCTATTTCAGTCCAGGGTCGGATTCAGGTGTAAATGG AAACATTGCAAAGATGGAGGATGCCAAAGTGGAGATTGATGATGGAAAAGAAGAGAGTACGGAACCAGACACAATGTACCA CAATATCCGGAAGAAGATAACACCTTATGTTATGTCCTTTGCATTTCG tatATTTGGAGTGATACTGATCCTCGTGGACTTCATACTGGTGATTGTGGACATTGCCCTGCCAGCCAAGAACAGGGACGTTGGAGATGTGTTAGAGGCCCTGTCCCTCACCATCTCCTTCTTCTTTCTCACTGATGTTCTCCTGCGGGTCTATGTTGAAGG gTTCAAAGTGTACTTCAGATCCAAGCTGAACATCGTAGATGCCTGTGTTGTGGTAATCACACTGGTGATCAACATGATCTACGCCTTCACTGACCTGTCAGGAGCCAGCCTCATCCCCAG gGTGGTGACATTCCTGCGTTTCTTGAGAATAATAATCCTGGTGAGAGTTTTCAGACTTGCGGCTCAGAAGAAGGAGCTGGAGAAGGTCACCAGGAGGATG GTTTCTGAGAACAAGCGGCGATATCAGAAGGATGGATTTGACCTTGACCTTACCTATGTCACAG ACCGTGTCATCGCCATGTCTTTCCCCTCCTCTGGGAAGCAGTCCTTCTACAGGAATCCAATCAAG gAGGTTGCAAGGTTCCTAGACACTAAACATGAAGGCCACTATAAAGTTTACAACCTGTGCA GTGAGAAAGGCTACGATCCCCAGTTCTTCCACTACAAGGTTGAACGGGTGTTCATCGATGACCACAATGTTCCTTCCTTGGA GGACATGCTGAAATACACAGCAAATGTGAGGGAGTGGATGTCTGCTGATCCCAAAAACATCATTGCTATTCACTGTAAAGGAGGGAAAG GACGCACAGGTACTATGGTGTGCACCTGGCTTATTGACAGTGACCAATTTGAGAGTGCGCAG GACAGTCTGGAGTATTTTGgtgagaggaggacagacaaGAGTCGGAGCTCCAAATTTCAGGGAGTGGAGACTCCTTCTCAG AGCAGGTACGTGGGCTACTATGAGGTCATGAAGACTAAATTCAACAGACAGCTTCCTCCACCTCAAAGCCTCAGAATCAAGAGCATCCGCATTCACTCTATAGCAG GTGTGGGTAAAGGTGACGGCAGCGATCTCAAGGTGAAGATAATTGTGAGGAAAGAActggtgtttcagtgtgtgtgcgcCAAACAGGAGAACTGCACA gtatttCCTGATGTAGGCAGTAATGCAGCAGTCATCAGCCTTCAGAATGGGCCTGTGGTTGATGGGGATGTGAAGGTCATGTTTGAATCAAGTGCT GGTCTTCCAAAAGGATATGAAGATGTTCCGTTCTACTTCTGGTTCAATACCTCCTTCATATCCGATAACAA ACTGTTTCTACCCAGAGAGGAGCTGGACAACCCACATAAACCCAAGACCTGGGACCTGTACAAGGAGGACTTTGGTGTCTCTATGTTCTTCTCAGAACCTTAA
- the tpte gene encoding putative tyrosine-protein phosphatase TPTE isoform X3, whose translation MEDAKVEIDDGKEESTEPDTMYHNIRKKITPYVMSFAFRIFGVILILVDFILVIVDIALPAKNRDVGDVLEALSLTISFFFLTDVLLRVYVEGFKVYFRSKLNIVDACVVVITLVINMIYAFTDLSGASLIPRVVTFLRFLRIIILVRVFRLAAQKKELEKVTRRMVSENKRRYQKDGFDLDLTYVTDRVIAMSFPSSGKQSFYRNPIKEVARFLDTKHEGHYKVYNLCSEKGYDPQFFHYKVERVFIDDHNVPSLEDMLKYTANVREWMSADPKNIIAIHCKGGKGRTGTMVCTWLIDSDQFESAQDSLEYFGERRTDKSRSSKFQGVETPSQSRYVGYYEVMKTKFNRQLPPPQSLRIKSIRIHSIAGVGKGDGSDLKVKIIVRKELVFQCVCAKQENCTVFPDVGSNAAVISLQNGPVVDGDVKVMFESSAGLPKGYEDVPFYFWFNTSFISDNKLFLPREELDNPHKPKTWDLYKEDFGVSMFFSEP comes from the exons ATGGAGGATGCCAAAGTGGAGATTGATGATGGAAAAGAAGAGAGTACGGAACCAGACACAATGTACCA CAATATCCGGAAGAAGATAACACCTTATGTTATGTCCTTTGCATTTCG tatATTTGGAGTGATACTGATCCTCGTGGACTTCATACTGGTGATTGTGGACATTGCCCTGCCAGCCAAGAACAGGGACGTTGGAGATGTGTTAGAGGCCCTGTCCCTCACCATCTCCTTCTTCTTTCTCACTGATGTTCTCCTGCGGGTCTATGTTGAAGG gTTCAAAGTGTACTTCAGATCCAAGCTGAACATCGTAGATGCCTGTGTTGTGGTAATCACACTGGTGATCAACATGATCTACGCCTTCACTGACCTGTCAGGAGCCAGCCTCATCCCCAG gGTGGTGACATTCCTGCGTTTCTTGAGAATAATAATCCTGGTGAGAGTTTTCAGACTTGCGGCTCAGAAGAAGGAGCTGGAGAAGGTCACCAGGAGGATG GTTTCTGAGAACAAGCGGCGATATCAGAAGGATGGATTTGACCTTGACCTTACCTATGTCACAG ACCGTGTCATCGCCATGTCTTTCCCCTCCTCTGGGAAGCAGTCCTTCTACAGGAATCCAATCAAG gAGGTTGCAAGGTTCCTAGACACTAAACATGAAGGCCACTATAAAGTTTACAACCTGTGCA GTGAGAAAGGCTACGATCCCCAGTTCTTCCACTACAAGGTTGAACGGGTGTTCATCGATGACCACAATGTTCCTTCCTTGGA GGACATGCTGAAATACACAGCAAATGTGAGGGAGTGGATGTCTGCTGATCCCAAAAACATCATTGCTATTCACTGTAAAGGAGGGAAAG GACGCACAGGTACTATGGTGTGCACCTGGCTTATTGACAGTGACCAATTTGAGAGTGCGCAG GACAGTCTGGAGTATTTTGgtgagaggaggacagacaaGAGTCGGAGCTCCAAATTTCAGGGAGTGGAGACTCCTTCTCAG AGCAGGTACGTGGGCTACTATGAGGTCATGAAGACTAAATTCAACAGACAGCTTCCTCCACCTCAAAGCCTCAGAATCAAGAGCATCCGCATTCACTCTATAGCAG GTGTGGGTAAAGGTGACGGCAGCGATCTCAAGGTGAAGATAATTGTGAGGAAAGAActggtgtttcagtgtgtgtgcgcCAAACAGGAGAACTGCACA gtatttCCTGATGTAGGCAGTAATGCAGCAGTCATCAGCCTTCAGAATGGGCCTGTGGTTGATGGGGATGTGAAGGTCATGTTTGAATCAAGTGCT GGTCTTCCAAAAGGATATGAAGATGTTCCGTTCTACTTCTGGTTCAATACCTCCTTCATATCCGATAACAA ACTGTTTCTACCCAGAGAGGAGCTGGACAACCCACATAAACCCAAGACCTGGGACCTGTACAAGGAGGACTTTGGTGTCTCTATGTTCTTCTCAGAACCTTAA
- the tpte gene encoding putative tyrosine-protein phosphatase TPTE isoform X1 encodes MLNRSLNIFYTLLLSNLETSRSEQSKRNIAKMEDAKVEIDDGKEESTEPDTMYHNIRKKITPYVMSFAFRIFGVILILVDFILVIVDIALPAKNRDVGDVLEALSLTISFFFLTDVLLRVYVEGFKVYFRSKLNIVDACVVVITLVINMIYAFTDLSGASLIPRVVTFLRFLRIIILVRVFRLAAQKKELEKVTRRMVSENKRRYQKDGFDLDLTYVTDRVIAMSFPSSGKQSFYRNPIKEVARFLDTKHEGHYKVYNLCSEKGYDPQFFHYKVERVFIDDHNVPSLEDMLKYTANVREWMSADPKNIIAIHCKGGKGRTGTMVCTWLIDSDQFESAQDSLEYFGERRTDKSRSSKFQGVETPSQSRYVGYYEVMKTKFNRQLPPPQSLRIKSIRIHSIAGVGKGDGSDLKVKIIVRKELVFQCVCAKQENCTVFPDVGSNAAVISLQNGPVVDGDVKVMFESSAGLPKGYEDVPFYFWFNTSFISDNKLFLPREELDNPHKPKTWDLYKEDFGVSMFFSEP; translated from the exons ATGCTGAACAGgagtttaaacattttttacactCTGTTGCTTTCAAATCTAGAGACTTCACGTTCTGAACAAAGCAAGAG AAACATTGCAAAGATGGAGGATGCCAAAGTGGAGATTGATGATGGAAAAGAAGAGAGTACGGAACCAGACACAATGTACCA CAATATCCGGAAGAAGATAACACCTTATGTTATGTCCTTTGCATTTCG tatATTTGGAGTGATACTGATCCTCGTGGACTTCATACTGGTGATTGTGGACATTGCCCTGCCAGCCAAGAACAGGGACGTTGGAGATGTGTTAGAGGCCCTGTCCCTCACCATCTCCTTCTTCTTTCTCACTGATGTTCTCCTGCGGGTCTATGTTGAAGG gTTCAAAGTGTACTTCAGATCCAAGCTGAACATCGTAGATGCCTGTGTTGTGGTAATCACACTGGTGATCAACATGATCTACGCCTTCACTGACCTGTCAGGAGCCAGCCTCATCCCCAG gGTGGTGACATTCCTGCGTTTCTTGAGAATAATAATCCTGGTGAGAGTTTTCAGACTTGCGGCTCAGAAGAAGGAGCTGGAGAAGGTCACCAGGAGGATG GTTTCTGAGAACAAGCGGCGATATCAGAAGGATGGATTTGACCTTGACCTTACCTATGTCACAG ACCGTGTCATCGCCATGTCTTTCCCCTCCTCTGGGAAGCAGTCCTTCTACAGGAATCCAATCAAG gAGGTTGCAAGGTTCCTAGACACTAAACATGAAGGCCACTATAAAGTTTACAACCTGTGCA GTGAGAAAGGCTACGATCCCCAGTTCTTCCACTACAAGGTTGAACGGGTGTTCATCGATGACCACAATGTTCCTTCCTTGGA GGACATGCTGAAATACACAGCAAATGTGAGGGAGTGGATGTCTGCTGATCCCAAAAACATCATTGCTATTCACTGTAAAGGAGGGAAAG GACGCACAGGTACTATGGTGTGCACCTGGCTTATTGACAGTGACCAATTTGAGAGTGCGCAG GACAGTCTGGAGTATTTTGgtgagaggaggacagacaaGAGTCGGAGCTCCAAATTTCAGGGAGTGGAGACTCCTTCTCAG AGCAGGTACGTGGGCTACTATGAGGTCATGAAGACTAAATTCAACAGACAGCTTCCTCCACCTCAAAGCCTCAGAATCAAGAGCATCCGCATTCACTCTATAGCAG GTGTGGGTAAAGGTGACGGCAGCGATCTCAAGGTGAAGATAATTGTGAGGAAAGAActggtgtttcagtgtgtgtgcgcCAAACAGGAGAACTGCACA gtatttCCTGATGTAGGCAGTAATGCAGCAGTCATCAGCCTTCAGAATGGGCCTGTGGTTGATGGGGATGTGAAGGTCATGTTTGAATCAAGTGCT GGTCTTCCAAAAGGATATGAAGATGTTCCGTTCTACTTCTGGTTCAATACCTCCTTCATATCCGATAACAA ACTGTTTCTACCCAGAGAGGAGCTGGACAACCCACATAAACCCAAGACCTGGGACCTGTACAAGGAGGACTTTGGTGTCTCTATGTTCTTCTCAGAACCTTAA
- the smpd1 gene encoding sphingomyelin phosphodiesterase, with product MRLPALLPSFGLTACALLLLLPLFGSCHPVQTSGKPKLVFLEEISPTRTGFNWKNVTCPLCKTVFTILDIALLSDANEERVARAVGEACIRLHLADEQVCREITELFRDDFIRALQQSLLWPTEACAILVGPSCGKFDIYASWNITLPKVPKPPVTPPSPPKPGSPQSRVLFLTDIHWDQEYETGSSADCKDPLCCRKDSGSPSWRRREAGYWGTYSKCDLPLRTVENLLENVAKAGPWDWVYWTGDIPAHNVWSQTRKQQLSELTVISRLIHKHLGPNVTVYPAVGNHESTPVNSFPPPFIHGNRSSAWLYDSMAEEWAPWLPEQALKTLRYGGFYTVEIQPGLRVVSLNMNFCARENFWLMVNSTDPANQLQWLVHILQASEDKGEKVHIIGHIPPGLCLDSWSWNYYHIVNRYESTITGQFFGHTHLDEFQMFYDEATMTRPLGVAFIAPSVTTFVNLNPGYRVYYVDGNYKGSSRLVLEHETYILNLTEVNHSTGRPGNPDPNPKWTLLYRATEAYGLSSLFPSDWDGLMRTFISDDRLFQKFWYFRHKGHVSEPCKETCKTTVLCFLRSGRYDELEQCDLLNGFGGNLARAARTTLC from the exons ATGAGGCTCCCCGCGCTGCTGCCCTCTTTCGGGCTGACAGCCTGTGCTCTGCTGTTATTGTTGCCCCTGTTTGGGTCCTGTCATCCAGTACAGACCTCAGGGAAACCCAAGCTGGTGTTCCTGGAGGAAATTAGCCCCACAAGGACCGGATTTAACTGGAAAAATGTCACCTGCCCCCTGTGCAAAACCGTCTTCACCATCCTTGATATCGCCCTTTTg AGTGACGCAAATGAAGAGCGAGTGGCACGAGCAGTAGGCGAAGCATGCATCCGTCTCCATTTGGCTGATGAGCAGGTGTGTCGTGAAATCACGGAGTTGTTCAGGGATGACTTCATCCGGGCCCTGCAGCAGTCTTTGCTGTGGCCTACTGAAGCATGTGCCATACTGGTGGGCCCTTCCTGTGGCAAATTTGATATCTACGCATCGTGGAACATCACCTTGCCTAAAGTTCCTAAGCCCCCTGTTACACCACCCTCTCCTCCCAAACCTGGTTCTCCACAGAGCAGGGTCCTATTTCTAACTGATATCCACTGGgaccag GAGTATGAAACTGGCAGCTCAGCAGACTGTAAAGACCCTCTGTGTTGCCGTAAAGACTCTGGCTCTCCCAGCTGGCGGCGGAGGGAGGCTGGGTATTGGGGAACCTACAGTAAGTGTGACCTGCCGTTACGGACGGTGGAGAACCTCCTGGAAAATGTTGCCAAAGCCGGACCCTGGGATTGGGTCTACTGGACCGGAGACATACCAGCGCACAATGTTTGGTCACAGACCAGGAAACAACAGCTGTCTGAGCTTACAGTCATCTCCAGGCTCATCCACAA ACACCTGGGACCTAATGTGACCGTTTACCCTGCTGTAGGGAACCACGAGAGTACGCCAGTGAACAGCTTCCCACCGCCTTTTATTCATGGCAACAGATCCTCCGCCTGGCTCTATGACAGCATGGCAGAGGAGTGGGCACCATGGTTGCCAGAGCAGGCTTTGAAGACTCTGAG ATATGGAGGATTTTACACAGTGGAGATTCAGCCTGGTCTGAGGGTTGTCTCACTCAACATGAACTTTTGTGCTCGAGAAAACTTTTGGCTGATGGTGAACTCTACTGATCCTGCTAACCAGCTACAGTGGCTAGTCCATATTCTCCAGGCCAGTGAGGACAAGGGAGAGAAG GTACATATTATTGGTCACATTCCACCCGGCCTATGTCTTGACAGCTGGAGCTGGAACTACTATCACATTGTCAACAG atatGAAAGTACAATTACAGGGCAGTTTTTTGGCCATACACATCTGGATGAGTTCCAAATGTTCTATGATGAGGCAACCATGACCCGCCCATTGGGAGTAGCATTCATCGCTCCCAGTGTCACCACCTTTGTTAATCTCAACCCAG GTTACCGTGTCTACTATGTTGATGGGAATTACAAAGGCAGCTCTCGGCTGGTGCTTGAACATGAAACCTACATCCTCAACCTCACAGAGGTAAACCACAGTACAGGAAGGCCAGGTAACCCTGACCCGAACCCCAAATGGACATTGCTGTACCGTGCCACTGAAGCCTATGGTCTTTCCAGTCTATTCCCTTCTGACTGGGACGGGCTGATGCGGACCTTTATCAGCGACGACCGGCTCTTCCAGAAGTTCTGGTACTTCAGACATAAAGGACATGTCTCAGAGCCCTGCAAGGAGACCTGCAAAACCACAGTGCTCTGCTTTCTGCGAAGTGGGCGATATGATGAGCTAGAGCAGTGTGACCTCCTCAATGGTTTTGGGGGAAACTTGGCCCGGGCTGCTAGAACAACCCTTTGTTGA
- the ilk gene encoding integrin-linked protein kinase, with product MDDIFTQCREGNSVAVRLWLDNTENDLNLGDDHGFSPLHWACREGRSGVVDMLIMRGARINVMNRGDDTPLHLAASHGHRDIVAKLIQCKADPNTVNEHGNTPLHYACFWGQDAVAEDLVASGAQVCICNRYGQTPLDKAKPHLSQLLQEKAEKMGQSLTKVPYKETFWKGTMRTRPRNGTLNKQAGIDYKQLSLLAKINENQSGELWQGRWQGDEIVVKVLQVRDWTTRKSRDFNEEHPKLRIFSHPNILPVLGACQSPPSPHPIIITHYMPYGSLFNILHQGTTLVVDQSQAVKFALDIASGMAFLHTLEPMVSRLYLNSKHIMIDEDMTARISMADAKFSFQCPGRMYSPAWMAPEALQKRPEDINRRSADMWSFAVLLWELVTREVPFADLSHMEIGMKVSLEGLRPTIPPGISPHICKLMRLCMNEDPAKRPKFDMIVPILEKMQDK from the exons ATGGATGACATCTTCACACAGTGTCGGGAAGGGAACTCTGTGGCTGTTCGTCTGTGGTTGGACAACACAGAGAATGACCTCAACTTGGG TGATGACCATGGCTTCAGCCCCCTCCACTGGGCATGCAGGGAAGGGAGGAGTGGTGTTGTTGACATGCTCATCATGAGAGGTGCTCGCATTAACGTGATGAACCGTGGAGATGATACTCCGTTACATCTCGCAGCCAGTCACGGACACAGAGACATCGTGGCTAAG CTGATTCAGTGCAAAGCAGACCCCAATACAGTCAACGAACATGGAAACACACCACTCCACTACGCCTGCTTCTGGGGCCAAGACGCAGTGGCTGAG GACTTGGTGGCCAGTGGTGCCCAGGTGTGTATATGTAACAGGTATGGACAGACACCTCTGGACAAGGCCAAGCCTCACCTAAGTCAGCTGCTtcaag aaaaggcagagaaaatGGGTCAGAGCCTGACCAAAGTGCCCTACAAGGAAACTTTCTGGAAAGGCACCATGCGAACACGACCTC GTAACGGTACACTCAACAAGCAGGCTGGAATTGATTATAAGCAACTTTCACTCCTGGCAAAGATCAACGAAAACCAGTCAGGAGAG TTATGGCAAGGTCGGTGGCAGGGGGATGAGATCGTAGTGAAGGTGTTACAGGTGAGAGACTGGACCACCAGGAAGAGCAGAGACTTCAATGAGGAGCATCCCAAACTACG GATCTTTTCTCATCCAAACATCCTGCCTGTTCTTGGAGCCTGTCAGTCACCTCCATCCCCTCACCCCATCATCATTACCCACTACATGCCATACGGATCCCTATTCAACATACTCCACCAGGGCACTA CTCTGGTGGTGGACCAAAGCCAAGCAGTAAAGTTTGCGTTGGACATTGCCAGTGGCATGGCTTTCCTCCACACCTTGGAACCAATGGTTTCACGACTTTACCTCAACAGCAAGCACATCATG ATTGATGAGGACATGACAGCCAGAATAAGCATGGCAGATGCAAAGTTCTCCTTCCAATGTCCTGGTCGTATGTACTCTCCAGCATGGATGGCCCCTGAAG CCCTGCAGAAGAGGCCTGAGGACATCAACAGGAGATCTGCTGATATGTGGAGCTTTGCTGTGTTACTGTGGGAGCTGGTTACCAGAGAGGTCCCCTTTGCTGACCTCTCACATATGGAGATAGGCATGAAG GTGTCTCTCGAGGGTCTCCGGCCAACCATTCCCCCGGGGATTTCACCTCATATCTGTAAGCTGATGAGGCTCTGCATGAACGAAGACCCGGCCAAGAGACCCAAGTTTGACATGATTGTTCCCATCCTGGAGAAGATGCAAGACAAGTGA